From the genome of Symphalangus syndactylus isolate Jambi chromosome 5, NHGRI_mSymSyn1-v2.1_pri, whole genome shotgun sequence, one region includes:
- the RPUSD2 gene encoding pseudouridylate synthase RPUSD2 isoform X1, which yields MWLGGCGWLRVLGCWRCDLRRPSFTRTWSGYKGPMAETVSTQVGTAGGLRAPHQQNGDAGGDARVEPSPGPPKPAGREVDPAPLGGEHPSAAAPGPGKHKKRRGATRERVVPPPKKRRTGVSFGDEHFAETSFYFEGGLRKVRPYYFDFRTYCKGRWVGHSLLHVFSTEFRAQPLAYYEAAVRAGRLHLNEKPVQDLNVVLKDNDFLRNTVHRHEPPVTAEPIRLLAENEDVVVVDKPSSIPVHPCGRFRHNTVIFILGKEHQLKELHPLHRLDRLTSGVLMFAKTAAVSERIHEQVRDRQLEKEYVCRVEGEFPTEEVTCKEPILVVSYKVGVCRVDPRGKPCETVFQRLSYNGQSSVVRCRPLTGRTHQIRVHLQFLGHPILNDPIYNSVAWGPSRGRGGHIPKTNEELLRDLVAEHQAKQSLDVLDLCEGDLSPGLTDSTAPSSELGKDNLEELAAAAQKMEEVAEAAPQELDTIALAPEKAVETDVMNQETDPLCAECRLVRQDPLPQDLVMFLHALRYKGPGFEYFSPMPAWAQDDWQKD from the exons ATGTGGCTGGGCGGCTGCGGATGGCTTAGGGTTCTCGGATGTTGGCGCTGCGACCTTCGGCGCCCTAGCTTTACCAGGACTTGGAGTGGCTATAAGGGCCCAATGGCAGAAACAGTGTCTACCCAGGTTGGGACAGCGGGCGGGCTGAGGGCTCCGCATCAGCAAAACGGTGACGCTGGTGGCGACGCGAGGGTTGAGCCGTCCCCCGGGCCCCCGAAGCCGGCTGGCCGGGAAGTGGACCCGGCCCCATTAGGCGGGGAGCATCCCTCGGCTGCAGCCCCGGGCCCGGGCAAACATAAGAAGCGGCGGGGCGCAACCAGGGAGCGTGTCGTGCCGCCCCCGAAGAAGCGGCGGACCGGGGTGAGCTTCGGTGATGAGCACTTTGCAGAAACCAGTTTTTACTTCGAGGGCGGCCTGCGTAAGGTGCGGCCCTATTACTTTGACTTCCGGACCTACTGCAAAGGTCGCTGGGTGGGCCACAGCTTGCTGCACGTCTTCAGTACCGAGTTCCGAGCTCAGCCCCTGGCCTACTACGAGGCCGCGGTCCGGGCGGGCCGCCTGCACCTCAACGAGAAGCCGGTGCAGGACCTCAACGTCGTGCTCAAG GACAATGATTTCTTGCGGAACACAGtgcacaggcatgagccaccagtcaCAGCAGAGCCCATTCGCCTTCTAGCTGAGAACGAAGATGTCGTGGTTGTAGACAAGCCTTCCTCCATTCCCGTCCACCCCTGTGGCCGCTTCCGACACAACACAGTTATCTTCATCCTAGGCAAGGAGCACCAACTCAAGGAGCTACACCCCTTGCATCGGCTTGACCGCCTTACCTCAGGGGTGCTTATGTTTGCCAAGACAGCTGCAGTCTCTGAGAGAATTCACGAGCAGGTTCGGGACCGGCAG CTGGAGAAGGAGTACGTGTGCCGGGTAGAAGGGGAGTTCCCCACTGAGGAAGTGACCTGTAAAGAACCCATCTTAGTGGTGTCTTACAAAGTAGGGGTGTGCCGTGTAGATCCCCGGGGCAAGCCCTGTGAGACAGTGTTCCAGAGGCTAAGCTACAATGGCCAGTCCAGTGTGGTACGGTGCCGGCCACTCACAGGCCGCACACACCAGATTCGAGTCCACCTTCAGTTCTTGGGCCATCCCATTCTCAACGACCCCATCTACAACTCAGTTGCCTGGGGTCCCTCCCGAGGCCGGGGCGGCCACATTCCCAAGACAAACGAGGAGTTGCTACGGGACCTGGTAGCAGAGCACCAGGCCAAACAGAGCCTGGATGTGCTAGATCTCTGTGAGGGTGACCTGTCCCCAGGACTCACAGACTCTACAGCCCCCTCCTCAGAGTTGGGCAAGGACAACCTGGAAGAGTTGGCTGCAGCTGCCCAGAAGATGGAGGAAGTAGCTGAGGCAGCCCCTCAGGAGTTGGACACAATAGCCTTGGCACCAGAGAAGGCAGTTGAAACAGATGTCATGAATCAAGAGACAGACCCACTCTGTGCAGAGTGCCGGCTGGTGCGACAGGATCCCTTGCCCCAAGACCTTGTGATGTTCCTACATGCCCTACGCTATAAAGGGCCAGGCTTTGAGTACTTTTCACCAATGCCTGCCTGGGCACAGGATGACTGGCAAAAAGACTGA
- the RPUSD2 gene encoding pseudouridylate synthase RPUSD2 isoform X2, whose product MWLGGCGWLRVLGCWRCDLRRPSFTRTWSGYKGPMAETVSTQVGTAGGLRAPHQQNGDAGGDARVEPSPGPPKPAGREVDPAPLGGEHPSAAAPGPGKHKKRRGATRERVVPPPKKRRTGVSFGDEHFAETSFYFEGGLRKDNDFLRNTVHRHEPPVTAEPIRLLAENEDVVVVDKPSSIPVHPCGRFRHNTVIFILGKEHQLKELHPLHRLDRLTSGVLMFAKTAAVSERIHEQVRDRQLEKEYVCRVEGEFPTEEVTCKEPILVVSYKVGVCRVDPRGKPCETVFQRLSYNGQSSVVRCRPLTGRTHQIRVHLQFLGHPILNDPIYNSVAWGPSRGRGGHIPKTNEELLRDLVAEHQAKQSLDVLDLCEGDLSPGLTDSTAPSSELGKDNLEELAAAAQKMEEVAEAAPQELDTIALAPEKAVETDVMNQETDPLCAECRLVRQDPLPQDLVMFLHALRYKGPGFEYFSPMPAWAQDDWQKD is encoded by the exons ATGTGGCTGGGCGGCTGCGGATGGCTTAGGGTTCTCGGATGTTGGCGCTGCGACCTTCGGCGCCCTAGCTTTACCAGGACTTGGAGTGGCTATAAGGGCCCAATGGCAGAAACAGTGTCTACCCAGGTTGGGACAGCGGGCGGGCTGAGGGCTCCGCATCAGCAAAACGGTGACGCTGGTGGCGACGCGAGGGTTGAGCCGTCCCCCGGGCCCCCGAAGCCGGCTGGCCGGGAAGTGGACCCGGCCCCATTAGGCGGGGAGCATCCCTCGGCTGCAGCCCCGGGCCCGGGCAAACATAAGAAGCGGCGGGGCGCAACCAGGGAGCGTGTCGTGCCGCCCCCGAAGAAGCGGCGGACCGGGGTGAGCTTCGGTGATGAGCACTTTGCAGAAACCAGTTTTTACTTCGAGGGCGGCCTGCGTAAG GACAATGATTTCTTGCGGAACACAGtgcacaggcatgagccaccagtcaCAGCAGAGCCCATTCGCCTTCTAGCTGAGAACGAAGATGTCGTGGTTGTAGACAAGCCTTCCTCCATTCCCGTCCACCCCTGTGGCCGCTTCCGACACAACACAGTTATCTTCATCCTAGGCAAGGAGCACCAACTCAAGGAGCTACACCCCTTGCATCGGCTTGACCGCCTTACCTCAGGGGTGCTTATGTTTGCCAAGACAGCTGCAGTCTCTGAGAGAATTCACGAGCAGGTTCGGGACCGGCAG CTGGAGAAGGAGTACGTGTGCCGGGTAGAAGGGGAGTTCCCCACTGAGGAAGTGACCTGTAAAGAACCCATCTTAGTGGTGTCTTACAAAGTAGGGGTGTGCCGTGTAGATCCCCGGGGCAAGCCCTGTGAGACAGTGTTCCAGAGGCTAAGCTACAATGGCCAGTCCAGTGTGGTACGGTGCCGGCCACTCACAGGCCGCACACACCAGATTCGAGTCCACCTTCAGTTCTTGGGCCATCCCATTCTCAACGACCCCATCTACAACTCAGTTGCCTGGGGTCCCTCCCGAGGCCGGGGCGGCCACATTCCCAAGACAAACGAGGAGTTGCTACGGGACCTGGTAGCAGAGCACCAGGCCAAACAGAGCCTGGATGTGCTAGATCTCTGTGAGGGTGACCTGTCCCCAGGACTCACAGACTCTACAGCCCCCTCCTCAGAGTTGGGCAAGGACAACCTGGAAGAGTTGGCTGCAGCTGCCCAGAAGATGGAGGAAGTAGCTGAGGCAGCCCCTCAGGAGTTGGACACAATAGCCTTGGCACCAGAGAAGGCAGTTGAAACAGATGTCATGAATCAAGAGACAGACCCACTCTGTGCAGAGTGCCGGCTGGTGCGACAGGATCCCTTGCCCCAAGACCTTGTGATGTTCCTACATGCCCTACGCTATAAAGGGCCAGGCTTTGAGTACTTTTCACCAATGCCTGCCTGGGCACAGGATGACTGGCAAAAAGACTGA